The following coding sequences lie in one Merismopedia glauca CCAP 1448/3 genomic window:
- a CDS encoding serine O-acetyltransferase — protein sequence METETHQITIESTISATEPDWSREQLENWWQPSRQLLKAIRKYQKWHNSEGILAKLLKRAYVIPYRFWSIVSGADIPLNCQIAGGLKLTHPNGVVIHPKASIGPNCLILQQVTIVAGVNIGGHVDLGAGAKIIRPVTIGDHAKVGANAVVLCDVPSGATAVGIPAKIIIKNYGTSDYNT from the coding sequence ATGGAAACTGAAACTCACCAAATAACTATAGAATCCACTATTTCGGCTACCGAACCTGATTGGAGTCGGGAACAGCTAGAAAATTGGTGGCAACCAAGTCGGCAATTATTAAAAGCTATCCGAAAATATCAAAAATGGCACAATTCAGAGGGGATTTTAGCCAAGTTATTAAAACGTGCATATGTCATTCCCTATCGTTTCTGGAGTATTGTCTCAGGCGCAGATATTCCTCTAAATTGCCAAATTGCTGGGGGGTTAAAATTAACTCATCCGAATGGAGTAGTGATCCATCCAAAAGCTTCAATTGGACCAAATTGTTTAATTCTTCAGCAAGTTACAATTGTTGCAGGGGTGAATATAGGAGGACATGTAGATTTAGGAGCAGGTGCGAAAATAATTCGTCCAGTAACTATTGGCGATCATGCTAAGGTAGGGGCTAATGCTGTGGTTCTATGTGATGTTCCATCTGGAGCAACTGCTGTAGGAATACCAGCCAAAATTATTATCAAAAATTATGGAACTAGCGATTATAATACTTAA